Proteins encoded in a region of the Malaciobacter mytili LMG 24559 genome:
- a CDS encoding tetratricopeptide repeat protein, with the protein MIKYLLFVSLVFSFSFALTYEEVESLEKKEGTLKALSYYKQLARQENTKAIFRLAMIHLKGIEIQQNTEAAHDLLLKAATLKDKKSAYYLAKLYLNRNSPYFNLTKAYNIFLELSQADYAAAQNMIGKFLLNGIAIEKDYKLAVKYFEAASKQGYTEAHCNLAFMYASGKGVFPNFGRANVFATEGMKKNHPLCKKVYEDFNLAKYPEDKSFKFNFYTKPN; encoded by the coding sequence ATGATAAAATACCTACTATTTGTATCGCTAGTTTTTAGTTTTTCTTTTGCTTTAACTTATGAAGAAGTGGAAAGTTTAGAGAAAAAAGAAGGAACATTAAAAGCTTTAAGTTATTATAAACAATTGGCAAGACAAGAGAATACAAAAGCCATTTTTAGATTAGCAATGATACATTTAAAAGGTATAGAAATACAACAAAATACAGAAGCTGCTCATGATTTACTTTTAAAAGCAGCAACTTTAAAAGATAAAAAATCAGCATATTATTTAGCAAAACTATATTTAAATAGAAATTCACCTTATTTTAATCTGACAAAAGCATATAATATTTTTTTAGAATTAAGTCAAGCTGATTATGCTGCTGCACAAAATATGATAGGGAAGTTTTTATTAAATGGAATTGCCATTGAAAAAGATTATAAACTTGCAGTTAAATATTTTGAAGCAGCCTCAAAACAAGGATATACAGAAGCACATTGTAATTTAGCTTTTATGTATGCAAGTGGGAAAGGGGTTTTCCCAAATTTTGGAAGAGCAAATGTTTTTGCAACAGAAGGGATGAAAAAAAATCATCCGTTATGTAAAAAAGTATATGAAGATTTTAATCTAGCTAAATATCCTGAAGATAAAAGTTTTAAATTTAATTTTTATACAAAGCCAAATTAA